In Dryobates pubescens isolate bDryPub1 chromosome 12, bDryPub1.pri, whole genome shotgun sequence, one genomic interval encodes:
- the GABPA gene encoding GA-binding protein alpha chain — MTKREAEELIEIKIDGTEKQECTEESIVEQTYTTAEFVSQAIDINEPIGNLKKLLEPRLQCSLDAHEICLQDIRLDPDRSLFDQGVKTDGTVQLSVQVISRLGIEPKLNILEIVKPVETVEVVIDPDAHHAEAEAHLVEEAQVITLDGTKHITTISDETSEQVTRWAAALEGYRKEQERLGIPYDPVQWSTDQVLHWVVWVMKEFSMTDIDLNALSIPGRELCSFSQEDFFQRVPRGEILWSHLELLRKYVLASQEHSGEIATVTIDQPVQIIPASVQPATPTTIKVINSSAKAAKVQRAPRISGEDRSSPGNRTGNNGQIQLWQFLLELLTDKDARDCISWVGDEGEFKLNQPELVAQKWGQRKNKPTMNYEKLSRALRYYYDGDMICKVQGKRFVYKFVCDLKTLIGYSAAELNRLVTECEQKKLAKMQLHGIAQPVTAVALATASLQTEKDN; from the exons ATGACtaagagagaggcagaggagctgatAGAAATCAAAATTGATGGAACTGAGAAACAAGAATGCACCGAAGAAAG CATCGTTGAGCAAACCTACACCACAGCAGAATTTGTGAGTCAAGCTATTGACATCAATGAACCAATTGGAAATCTTAAGAAGTTGCTGGAACCCAGACTGCAGTGTTCCTTGGATGCACATGAAATTTGCCTGCAAGATATCCGG CTGGACCCAGATCGAAGTCTTTTTGATCAAGGAGTAAAAACAGATGGAACAGTGCAACTCAGTGTGCAAGTAATATCTAGGCTAG GGATAGAGCCCAAATTAAACATCCTTGAAATTGTGAAACCTGTGGAAACTGTGGAGGTAGTGATTGATCCAGATGCTCATCATGCAGAGGCTGAAGCTCACCTTGTTGAGGAAGCTCAAGTGATAACTTTGGATGGAACAAAACACATTACAACAATTTCAGATGAAACATCTGAACAAGTGACACGAtgggctgcagcactggaaggCTACCGGAAGGAGCAGGAGCGCCTTGGAATACCATACG aCCCAGTGCAGTGGTCGACAGACCAGGTACTCCACTGGGTGGTGTGGGTAATGAAGGAGTTCAGCATGACCGACATTGACCTCAATGCACTCAGCATTCCCGGGcgggagctctgcagcttcagTCAAGAAGACTTCTTCCAGCGTGTCCCACGGGGAGAAATCCTCTGGAGCCATTTGGAGCTTCTTCGAAAAT ATGTGTTGGCAAGCCAAGAACACTCTGGAGAAATAGCAACTGTTACTATTGATCAGC CTGTGCAGATTATTCCAGCATCAGTACAGCCTGCAACCCCAACCACCATTAAAGTAATCAACAGCAGCGCGAAGGCAGCTAAAGTACAGAGAGCTCCAAGAATCTCTGGGGAAGATAGAAGTTCCCCTGGGAACAGAACAG GAAACAATGGCCAGATCCAGTTGTGGCAGTTTTTACTAGAACTTCTCACTGACAAAGATGCTCGGGACTGTATTTCTTGGGTTGGTGACGAAGGCGAGTTTAAATTGAATCAACCTGAACTGGTCGCGCAAAAATGGGGACAGcgtaaaaacaaacccacaatgAATTATGAGAAGCTTAGTCGGGCTTTGAG GTATTACTATGATGGAGATATGATCTGCAAAGTGCAAGGCAAGAGGTTTGTGTACAAATTTGTCTGTGACTTGAAAACTCTTATTGGATACAGCGCAGCAGAGTTGAATAGGTTGGTCACAGAATGTGAGCAGAAGAAACTAGCCAAGATGCAGCTTCATGGCATTGCACAGCCAGTTACAGCAGTGGCACTAGCCACAGCGTCCCTGCAAACAGAGAAAGATAATTAA